The following is a genomic window from Prunus persica cultivar Lovell chromosome G7, Prunus_persica_NCBIv2, whole genome shotgun sequence.
AATTTGGGATCAAGACCATTAGGTGAAGATAGAATTTGAAAGCATATGCCTGCTGAAATTATGTACTTTTAGGAATCATATTTGTATCTTAAATCATTACTGCAGCATCAAATTACATATAAACAGTATACTATTATTCAAAGCCTCAGATGACAACAGAAACTATAAGGGGAAATGTAGGGACTCtccaacaaataaaatagCTGTCCAGCACATtagataataaataaacatctaaaatcaattaacctaaaatacaagaaattgTAAGAGAAGcaacaaattttaattattgaaGCCCACGGAATACATGATTCCAGCAACACAAAGTCGACCTATGCAACACAGAAACCACAAAGTTCCCCAATTTCTATAACTAAATGATATCTCTAGCCAACACACAAGGTTTCCAATGGACAATAAATTCAACAAAACATAGTCAGGATACAATCTGCCGTCAAGCTGAAACATGAAACTCCAAACGAAGGATAACAAATGGCCACTTTGAGATATACAGCAATCATAAATATACAAACATTTGAAGGAGAAAAGGACAGAAACAGAACATGAAGACACTCTAGAGGATGAAAACCATTTCTGTAGAGCTTGCTAAAAGAATTAAACCAAATTTATCAACTAAATTATGTGTATACATAAATAGTTTCTATTAATACACACATAAACAAGACCTCTGAAGAGAGGGGTTCTCATACCTCTCAATCCTAAGTTCTTAATGTCACACTGAATATAATCCATGTCCAACTGCAGGATTACCAACAGAACAATGCATTAGTTGACCAGCACACAGAATGATTCAAAAGTGAAGGTAACGGGAAAGGAGGGGGTGTATAGTGAGCAAATGGCTGGAGTGTTTTTCAACCTTGAAATGCCTACTTATATGGAAGACAAATATATAACTACTGGCCCAAACCATAGTACTAAATAAAAAGTATAAATATAGCAAGCCATAGAGAATTATAAACATTACTATCgtcaaaatcaaagaagtGCTGTACCTCAAGCTCCTCTGCATTTAGTGATGCTAATTCAAGAGATTGAGAATCAATGTCAATGCCAATCACACGTCTGACCAAAGCAAGAAAATGTTTAACCAACAACTAAAATGAAGAAGTATTCATACAAAACTCATAAACTTTAGCTGTAATAAATGCccttcaatattttattaagttgAACTATGAGAAATAGTTCTACTTTCAACTGAAACCTAAGTACCAATTAAATTTGCGAGGGACAGAAACAAAAGCAAGGGGAAGATGTAACTCACTCTGCATCCAAGAGTGCAGCTGCAACACCCAATGTACCACAACCACACCCAAAATCAGCCACTACCTTGTCAGTCACATCCCCGAATGAGTTCTCCGCCTAATCAATCAAAACCCGTGTTAGAAATAAAGCTCAAAGTCAAGTATTTTGCAGAAGACCAAGTAGATTtaagcaaaaggcaaagacTTTGAGAAGAAAGAACGAGCTAGTTAATTTACACTATGAACTTTTAGAGAAAAATGAGGGAGTAGAGAGCAGAGCAATACAGTGTAGAGCATGCGAGAAGCAATGTGGGGTCCAGTTGGGTATTGTTCCAGCTCCGCCTGCATCAATGAATATCCATTCATCCATCAGTCTCTGTGTTTACgagtttgagagagagagagggagaaagagagagagagacctttGGGTTGGAGAACTGTTGGAGGCCACCAAGGAGGCCTTCTAACTGCTTCAGCTTCATCTTTCGCTTTGTGGAATCCTTCGACGAAACACAGAGGAGAATCAAAGATTCACCTTCCAAAAGTTCGTTCCCCTActcttttctttctgtgtCTTCCtataaaccctaattttctaagattttccaagaaaattattaagtttttttccttcttctttttttctgcttAAGTTTTTCTAATCAAGTTTTACACTCCCTCCATTCTTGCCTTTAATTTTCGTAATTATTTAGctcaataaatattttttattaattgctcaaaaaaagtgaaaaaatattgttgtGAAAAAACGTGAATAAATACTTGTAATATAATTGTAAAATATTGTTGGGTAGTGAATAAATacatcatttttttaaaaaaaacattggaCATGGCCCATTAAAACAACACCTTTTTTAGGCCCGTCCCATTCCTCAGTTCAATCTTTGGTTGTTATTTATGTTGTGAGAAAGCAGAGCTATATAGCAAacctttcttgttttctagGTCTTGCAATAAAggcttcaaaatttcaaagatttgcttgtgttttttgtgtctttttGGTTCCACCTCTCACATCAACCCAGTGTACAGTTCTAAGCAAACCACACTACTATTTCAACACTACAATTAATTCCTTTTATGGAGATCATGGTCCACATAGAATTGCCATGGCAAACAAACCATTACGATACATAATGCATTGGCTTTAAGCAGCCAACTATCAGAATACAATAGAGGGGAAGAGGGCTAATTAAACTAGATCATTTTACAGTACCATATTTCCTACTAGAATGTCATATTTTGTTACACTAAATGTGAAGCATAAGTTGATATGAACAGAGTGCGAGGGCCCAATTTTGCGAACCATCCGGTGCTTTCGCCTTGATCATAACAGCTGCCTCCAACATCATTTGCTTAGAGTATTTGATCCATTCATGGTGATGATGCCTCTAATTACTCTTTTTGCACTTCTGCATGGCCCTTGGGGCTATAACAAACAGATAGGAAAACACAAGGATGTTAGTTAAGGATTTCATTTAGCAAACAAAGGCCTATTTATACACATACAAAATGATTGTCACATGACAGAAGATACCTAGCCCTATAGCCTCTGAACTCTTCATGATCCTCATCCTCTTGCATGTGTCAGTGAACATTCTGCAAGAACAAACAGCCACGAAACTTAGACGCAATACCTCATTAtctgttggttttgatttggcAAAACGGATATCTAGAACTCCTGTATGGATTTTCACAAAACCTCTGACAAAGCTATTAACATGCGTCCCTAGGGGTCTTGGCAATGCCAGACTGCCTGTACTCCACATTCTGATTATTGCTGTTTACTAAACTAAAGTGCAACGATAAGAATTCTCTTAGATGGAAAAACGTCCTTTgaaaatctatttttaagtaGGATAACAAGGAATAGTTCGAGTATTACTGAATCTTTACAACCTAATGTCTCTCTTGAAAAATGACCACATATAATGTACATATTATTTCAAGAAGTCGCACTTACTCCCACGGAACATCGCCAACTAGCATCCAATCTCCATCCTTATCTTCATAGGTGAGGACATATTCAGCACCATTTAGGAGATCCATTAACCGGCTCTCGCTCAGTCCATCTCTTGAAACTCCATGTGAGCCACATTGACCTGAACAAGTTTATATTAAAAAGGGAAACAAAGAATTTCTTCAAAACAAATGATGCTGCCAGCATTGTCAACAATCCTGAGTGCAGCAAAGCAGCAGAGAGGATGTAGATAAATCCACCAAAAGCCAATTGGGTTTATCTCACAAGACATAATATGAGTCTTGTGAGATAAACCAATTGAGTTTTTGTACGCATGAGCtttttttggaattgaaaaacGTACATCCCCTTCCATGA
Proteins encoded in this region:
- the LOC18771017 gene encoding methyltransferase-like protein 5, giving the protein MKLKQLEGLLGGLQQFSNPKAELEQYPTGPHIASRMLYTAENSFGDVTDKVVADFGCGCGTLGVAAALLDAERVIGIDIDSQSLELASLNAEELELDMDYIQCDIKNLGLRAEVVDTVVMNPPFGTRKKGADMDFLSVALKIASQAVYSLHKTSTRDHVKRAALQHFNASSAEVICELRYDVPQLYKFHKKREVDIAVDLWRFVPKSI